From the genome of Psychrobacter sp. M13:
ATAGCATCTTTAAGTAAGTCGACGTCACTTCTATCAACTCCATTTTCCTGTAGAATTTTAGATAAAGTCTCAAAATCATTTTTTAAAATGCTATTCGTTACTTTTTGAGTATTTTCTGAGCCTAACAATATTGTTACATTGTCTCCAAATATAGCATTGTTAAAAAGGTTTGAAGCGTCAAATTTTCCAACTGCTTCCTTTAATTCTTTGTCGGATTCTATATCAGAAAACTCAGAATTTAACTCAAGAACAAAATCTAATAGACGTGATCTTACCTGCATTAGAATATTTGCAACACTAGCTACTGGTATTTCAGACCATGCTCTTTGAATTATAAATGAATTAGCCAAACCTTCACCAAGCAACCCATTGAATTCCATTGGTAATGATCTATAAAGCATGACATCATCACTGTCGGTCACCATTTTCTCAATTATAGCTAATGAATAAGCTATTTTAGCTTCTTCTAACGAATGCCTGAATTCATCATCTAAATGCTTCATAGGAATAGGATGTGAATTTACCTTGACCCCTGCTGTCAAATCCGTACAACTAAACTTGGGAGATTTTAGTTACGCAGCCTGACGATAAAAGTCAAACCATACTTGCCTTGGCGTTTTATAGCCCAAGCCCTTTTGAATCCTCGTTTGGTTGTAGTACAGCTCAATATAGCCAATGATATCGCTGATCGCTACAAACCTTGTTTTATAGTCTTGGTGATATACCAGCTCATTCTTCAATGTGCCCCAGAAGCTTTCTATTGGCGCATTGTCATAGCAGTTGCCCTTACCACTCATCGAGCCTGTAAACTGATGCTGCTTGATGATCTTGTGGTAGGCATGACTACAATACTGGCTGCCTCTGTCAGAGTGAACTATTAGCTCTGATCTTGGGTGTTTGTTCTTGATTGCCATATTGAGTGCACGGCAAACTAAATCAGCGGTCATACGCTTATTGATAGCGTAGCCGACCAGCTCTTTGGTGTATAAATCTTTCACTCCGGCTAAGTACAGCCAGCCCTCATTTGTCCAGATATAAGTAATATCACTGACCCAAGACTCATTGGGACGCTTAGCATCAAACTTCTGATCCAGCACATTTGGATAGACCAGCTTATCGTGATTGGAGTCAGTAGTGACTTTAAAGCGTTTATGACGACGGCACTTGATGTCATGTTCTTCTTTGATACTTCTAACCATGTACAGGCTAATATCATGCCCTTGCTCCGTCAGCTTTGCATGCAGTCGCTCAACACCGTAGCGCTCACAAGTTTCGCTGTGAGCGGCTCTAACCAATAGCTCAGACTGGTTACGATGTATCCGCTGGTCGCTGATATCACGACTCAGCCAGTCGTAGTAGCTCGATAGCCTAACACTTAGCACGCGGCACATAATGGTAATGCTAAAGAGTGGCTGGTTGTCTTTAATAAAGACGTACTTCACTAACTGTGCTTTGCGAAGTACGCGGTGGCCTTTTTTAGGATCTCTCGTTCCTCCTCGGCAACTTTAAGCTGTCGTTTGAGGCGCTTGTTCTCTTCCATCACGGCCATAAGCTGTGGATCGTACTGCTCAGTCCCTTTAAGCTTGCCTTGATTGGCTTTGTTATGCCAATTAGATAAGGTTTGCATCGCTATGCCAAGCTGCTTTGCGGTCGCTGAAATATTACCGTTGTTGTCCGCTATCTTCTTGACGGCTTCGGCTTTAAATTCGTCGCTGTAGGTTCTTACTTTCTTGGTCATGGTAAACTCCTTGTCGAGTCGCTAGTTTACCAAGTTTATCTCTACGGTTTCTTCAGCATAGCTCACCTGATAAGCTCCATTTGCTGCCGAAACACGCACTTGGGCTGGAATAATACGGTAATCAGGTAATTCATCATCTTGGCTATACCCATTCAGTTCTTTATTTACCCATATTACTAATTCTTTGTGCCCCATCTTATGAAGAAGAACCTTTGTTTTGATCAGAGCATTACTTAGAATACCATCATCAGAACTTAATATTTCAATGATTTCATCTACTAGTTTCATTAATGATTCTCTATTATTTATTTAAGACTTGTCTGTGTTTTCTGCTTTAGTTTAGTTAATCAATATAGTCTTCGGTAATAAAGTAATACCTTAAAAGATGCTGATCTAGTTTCAATGCAATTGAACGTAATTGTTTACTCATTATAGTTACTTGACTGATGGAAAATCCTACACTCTCTCCATGTGCTACTTTGTTTCTAGCGTCTCTAACATTATGAAACTCTAAAACCTCTGCATCACTTAAGTTTAAATGAAAACCGTCTACTAGAACAGCAGGAATATCATTAGCGCTCATATTAGCTAACTTACTTAATAACATTTTAGTACCATACCCAGTAAAAAGATCAGTAGGGAATCGATAACCTGTACTGTCTAGCTTCTTCGATGCTTCTTTATATCGCTGATGATAGGCAGGTTTATTACCTAACCGAACCTTTTTTTTAGTAAATTCTATTTCATCATCATCTCGCAAAATTTGCTTACGTGCTCTGCTATTAGCTTTTTCAACAAAAGCGTTTTTTCCTCCATGAAATTCAATTAACTCCTCAATTACATTGGAAACATATGACTCGAAAAAGCTAAAATTACTAATAAGTATGTATCTGGATAGCTTCGTTTTATAACCTATAGATTTCTCTCTTAACTGTTTTTTCACTCTTTCTTGTTGTTTATCATCAGGAGATTCCAATGCACCATAATAATCAGGTTTTACAAGTGATGTTACTACCCCTTTATCGTGTAAGGTTAAAGTTCGCTTTAAAGTAGGAACAGCATTACAGACAAGCACAGAAAACTCGAAAGTATCTTGTGTTTGCTCTTTCCATTTTAAAAATGATTTCGTATAAGCGTTAAGTCTTTTCAAGCTTATTCCTCAATAACTTATTAACAATTTTTTTAATTATATTAGTCACTTAAGTTGCAATTCATCAATATAGCAATAAAGGCTTCATCATCCAATCTTTCAAACTATACATATTGTACTATATAAAAGCATTAAACTAAATTCAGCACAAAGAAAAGCCCCCTTCGCGTTAGCGAAGGGGGCAAGTCTAAGAATAGAGAGCTGACGATGACCTACTCTCACATGGCCGGAGCCACACTACCATTGGCGCTAAGACGTTTCACTTCTGAGTTCGAGAAGGGATCAGGTGGTTCCGTCTTGCTATTGTCGTCAGCAAAGGGGGTTAGATATGAGTCTGTTTGTTTTACTTATTTGACTAAGTATCACTATCCTAACTGAATCAAGGATAAGGTGATATCGATATAATGCTTTATATACAAAACCACTTGGGTGTTGTATGGTCAAGCCAAACGAGCAATTAGTACAGGTTAGCTACACACATCGCTGTGCTTCCACACCCTGCCTATCAACGTCGTAGTCTTCAACGGCTCTTTAGGGAAATCTTATCTTGAGGTGGGCTTCCCGCTTAGATGCTTTCAGCGGTTATCCCATCCGAACGTAGCTACCGGGCAATGCCATTGGCATGACAACCCGAACACCAGTGGTTCGTCCACTCTGGTCCTCTCGTACTAGGAGCAGCTCCTCTCAAATTTCCAACGCCCACGGTAGATAGGGACCGAACTGTCTCACGACGTTCTAAACCCAGCTCGCGTACCTCTTTAAATGGCGAACAGCCATACCCTTAGGACCTGCTTCAGCCCTAGGATGAGATGAGCCGACATCGAGGTGCCAAACACCGCCGTCGATATGAACTCTTGGGCGGTATCAGCCTGTTATCCCCAGAGTACCTTTTATCCGTTGAGCGATGGCCCTTCCATACAGAACCACCGGATCACTAAGACCTACTTTCGTACCTGCTCGACTTGTGGGTCTCGCAGTTAAGCGCGCTTTTGCCATTCTTCCAACCTCCCTAAACCCTCTTACATCTCTCCCAACTACCCCACCTAACCAAAACTTCTTCTCCCTCCCCCCTACCCCACCCCCCCCCCCAACCCAATACACTTACATAACACATCTTAACTCCCCCCCCCATCCTTTATTACAAACCCCTCAATCACCCCCCCCCCCCCCACTCTATCATTCCAACCCTACCCCCCCCCACACCCATCCCCCTACCTTACCTAACCCCATACCTCATACTACCCTTAACCTTTTACAAACTACACTCTCTTTACCCCCCTCACCCCAACCCCATCCCTCAAACCTCCAACCATCTAACCATATATCTCCCCTCTATACCAACAACAACCCAATCTTACTTCCCCAACCCTCCCTTCAAATCACAACTTCCCTAACACTAACCTCCTCAAAACATTATCAACCCCTCACCACCCACAACAACCCCAACCCCCCAACCCCCCCCCACCAACACCCCCCACACCACCAAACAAAACCCAAAACAAAAAACCACCCAAACCCCCCCCACCAAACAAACACCAACCCCCACCACCACAAAAACCCCACACCCCCCACCACAAACCAACAACCCCCCACCACACTAACCCCAAAACAAACCAACCCCACCACAACACCCCAACCCAAAAACAACCCCACCCCCAACACCCCCCACACCCCAAACCACAAACACCAACAACAACCCCACCCAAAAACCACCCCCAAACCACAAACCCAAACCCACCCCAACCCACACCACCCCACCCCCCCCAAAAAACAACACAACAAAACCACCCCAACCACAACCCAACCCCCCCCCCCCCACAACATCACCCAACCCCCACCCCCCCCCACCCAACCCACCCCCACCCCCCCCCACCCACCCAACACCAAACCACCCCCCAACAACCCACCAACCAAACCCCCCCCAACACACAAACAACACAAAAAACACCCAACCAAAACCCACCCACCACACCACCCAAAAAAACCCCCCCCCCCCCCCCCCCCCCCACAACCCCCCCCCCCCCCCCCCCCCCCCCCCCCCCCCCCCCCCCCCCCCCCCCAAACCCCACCACCCCCCCCCCCCCCCCCCCCCCCCCCCACCCCCCCCCCCCACCCCCCCCCCCCCCCCCAACCCCCCCCCCCCCCCCCACCCCTCACTCACGTGATACCTCCAGCATGCCTTACGACACACCTTCACAGGCTTACACAACGCTCCCCTACCACTTGAAAACAAATTCAAATCCGCAGCTTCGGCTCCTAGTTTGAGCCCCGTTACATCTTCCGCGCGGGCCGACTCGACTAGTGAGCTATTACGCTTTCTTTAAAGGATGGCTGCTTCTAAGCCAACCTCCTAGCTGTCTATGCCTTCCCACCTCGTTTCCCACTTAACTAGGAATTTGGGGCCTTAGCTGGCGGTCTGGGTTGTTTCCCTCTCCACAATGGACGTTAGCACCCACTGTGTGTCTCCCGGATATCACTCATCGGTATTCGGAGTTTGCATCGGTTTGGTAAGTCGGTATGACCCCCTAGCCGAAACAGTGCTCTACCCCCAATGGTGTTCGTCCGAGGCGCTACCTAAATAGCTTTCGGGGAGAACCAGCTATCACCGAGTTTGATTAGCCTTTCACCCCTATCCACAAGTCATCCCCTGGCTTTTCAACGACAGTGGGTTCGGTCCTCCGGTGTCTGTTACGACACTTTCAACCTGCTCATGGATAGATCACTCGGTTTCGGGTCTATGCCCTGCAACTAATTCGCCCTATTAAGACTCGGTTTCCCTACGGCTCCCCTAAATGGTTAACCTCGCTACAGAACATAAGTCGCTGACCCATTATACAAAAGGTACGCAGTCACTCCAATAAATTGAAGCTCCTACTGCTTGTACGCACACGGTTTCAGGTTCTATTTCACTCCCCTCACAGGGGTTCTTTTCGCCTTTCCCTCACGGTACTGGTTCACTATCGGTCAGTCAGGAGTATTTAGCCTTGGAGGATGGTCCCCCCATCTTCAAACAGGATTTCTCGTGTCCCGCTCTACTTAATATGTCATCTCTAGAATTTAAAATACAGGACTATCACCTACTACGGTCAGCTTTCCCACGCTGTTCTTCTATTCTAGAAACAATCGGCTTCTCCCCGTTCGCTCGCCGCTACTTGGGGAATCTCATTTGATGTCTTTTCCTAAGGGTACTGAGATGTTTCACTTCCCCTCGTTCGCTTCCCATACAAGTATGGAATACCTATCTTATGATAGGTGGGTTTCCCCATTCAGAAATCTCCGGATCACAGGATATTGCCGCCTCCCCGAAGCTTATCGCAGGCTGTCACGTCTTTCATCGCCTCTGACTGCCAAGGCATCCACCATGTGCGCTTAATTACTTGACCATACAACCCCAAAGGGTCTTTGTCAGCAATTATAACGATATCACCTAATTTATACGCTTGATTCAGTTCTCTTTACTTTTTTAATAACCCACCCCTGGGATAACAACTGATGTCGTTAAGAGGTGAGTTATTAAGGTTAGAAAGAAACGCGTGAACACGCTCTTTCTAACCCAGACTCATATCTATGTTTTTAAATAGTTCCTACGCTCTCGTCGAGTCGTAAGCTCTGTATAAAACAGAAAGAAATAATCAATCTTACCCTCAGGTAAGGTGAATCATTTGTTTCTATTTATACTCATTGTCTATATTAGCATTTATTAATGTATGGTGGAGCCAAACGGAGTCGAACCGTTGACCTCCTGCGTGCAAGGCAGGCGCTCTACCAACTGAGCTATGGCCCCGTAATAAAATGGTAGGCCTGGGCAGACTTGAACTGCCGACCCCCGCGTTATCAACACGGTGCTCTAACCAGCTGAGCTACAGGCCTGTAAGAGGCATATACCTCATGCTAATATTTAAGCTAACTAAAGAACAACTTGTTGTGAATTCTTGCCAAGTGGATGCGTCTATAAGGAGGTGATCCAGCCGCAGGTTCCCCTACGGCTACCTTGTTACGACTTCACCCCAGTCATCAACCACACCGTGGTGAGCGCCTCCCCTAAGGTTAGGCTACCCACTTCTGGTGCAATCAACTCCCATGGTGTGACGGGCGGTGTGTACAAGGCCCGGGAACGTATTCACCGCGGCATTCTGATCCGCGATTACTAGCGATTCCTACTTCATGGAGTCGAGTTGCAGACTCCAATCTGGACTACGATAGGCTTTTTGAGATTCGCATCACATCGCTGTGTAGCTGCCCTCTGTACCTACCATTGTAGCACGTGTGTAGCCCTGGTCGTAAGGGCCATGATGACTTGACGTCGTCCCCGCCTTCCTCCAGTTTGTCACTGGCAGTATCCTTAGAGTTCCCGGCTTAACCCGCTGGTAACTAAGGACAAGGGTTGCGCTCGTTGCGGGACTTAACCCAACATCTCACGACACGAGCTGACGACAGCCATGCAGCACCTGTATTCTAATTCCCGAAGGCACTCCCGCATCTCTGCAGGATTCTAGATATGTCAAGACCAGGTAAGGTTCTTCGCGTTGCATCGAATTAAACCACATGCTCCACCGCTTGTGCGGGCCCCCGTCAATTCATTTGAGTTTTAACCTTGCGGCCGTACTCCCCAGGCGGTCTACTTATTGCGTTAGCTGCGTCACTAAGTCCTCAAGGGACCCAACGACTAGTAGACATCGTTTACGGCGTGGACTACCAGGGTATCTAATCCTGTTTGCTACCCACGCTTTCGAGCCTCAGTGTCAGTATTATGCCAGAAGGCTGCCTTCGCCATCGGTATTCCTCCAGATCTCTACGCATTTCACCGCTACACCTGGAATTCTACCTTCCTCTCACATACTCTAGCACGACAGTTTCAGATGCAGTTCCCAGGTTGAGCCCGGGGATTTCACATCTGACTTATCGAGCCACCTACGCTCCCTTTACGCCCAGTAATTCCGATTAACGCTTGCACCCTCTGTATTACCGCGGCTGCTGGCACAGAGTTAGCCGGTGCTTATTCTGCAGCTAATGTCATCGCATATGGGTATTAACCATATGGTCTTCTTCACTGCTTAAAGTGCTTTACAACCAAAAGGCCTTCTTCACACACGCGGCATGGCTGGATCAGGGTTGCCCCCATTGTCCAATATTCCCCACTGCTGCCTCCCGTAGGAGTCCGGGCCGTGTCTCAGTCCCGGTGTGGCTGATCATCCTCTCAGACCAGCTACAGATCGTCGCCATGGTAGGCCTTTACCCCACCATCTAGCTAATCCGACTTAGGCTCATCTAATAGCGAGAGCAACAAGTTGCCCCCTTTCTCCCGTAGGTCGTATGCGGTATTAATACGAGTTTCCCCGTGCTATCCCCCACTACTAGGTAGATTCCTAAGTATTACTCACCCGTCCGCCGCTCGACGCCTACTAGCAAGCTAGTATCGTTTCCGCTCGACTTGCATGTGTTAAGCCTGCCGCCAGCGTTCAATCTGAGCCATGATCAAACTCTTCAGTTTAATCTTGCTATGTAACCCTTTAAAGAGGTCACTAAACTTGGCTCATCTATTCTGGCAAAATCGCTAAAAATTATGTTCGTAATGAATTAACTTTGAGTTTTTCTGCTGTCTTAGATGATAAATTTTTATAGTTAGAATCAACTCCGAAAAGAAGTCTCAACCAACTTTATTTATGCATCCTGACTCAGCAAAAATCCACACAAGTTGTTCTTTAGTTAAGCTTTTAAATAGTAACCACTTCTGTCGTCCAGTAAGTAGTTTGTATCAGTATTCTTGTCTGGCTATTCGGCTCTAAACCATGTGGCTTATGCTGTTTAGCGAGCTGACTATCATAACACAATCGATAAGTCTGTCAAGCTTTTATTTTATTTCTTTATAATTTGTTTCATCCGATTTGCTGTCATTATCACTAATATCTCTTAGTGTTTAACTTCTAGCTCGTCTTGATGAGGTGCGTATTATAGACGCTTTAATTATGTTGTCAAGAGTTTATTTTATTTAGTTTGAATGTTTTTATCATGCTACCTAGATAGTTGGTTTTAACATTCAATCTATCGGCTGATTGGTTAATAGCTTCGCTATTAATAGTAAGTGGTAAACCACTTTCCCAATCCGCCTTCCCTCTCGACTGGGTGGCATTATACGCAGTTCTGAATGAGCGTCAAGCGGTTTTGGTGAGATTGCTTAAGTTATTTTCAGTTAATGAGATACTTCTACTCTTATCAAGGGCTTAGCTTTAAGTTTTATTTCCTACTACGCGTGCTTTTAGCTGTGGCTGCTTTGTCACTGCTTTATTGATCACTTCCTTTACTCTAGTTATCAGCCAATTTGCCTCTATATATAGTAAAGTTGATTTTTTGATCAATGTACTGTTTATACACTATAGCTAATCTTGCTTTCATTCTTATAGGATAACGTTCTATATAGAAGAGCTCTTATAATAGAAGAACTTTATCAACAAATAGCGATGAAGTAGATATAACTTTACCACTGGCTTCGATAGATTCGATGTCCTAGTACTATCTATAAGCTATATATAAGATAGCAGGCTACAGAGAAAACTAGTTATAAGTAAATAGCAAGAATAGCTACTAAAAATCGTTTATAATAACGCCAACTCTATAATACTGATACTTTGGCTGGCATTTGTGTCGGTTTTTCTGTTTTAATAAATAGTTGTCTACATTAGATAACGTATAAATAATATTGGATTGAAGACTATGGTAGCGATCACTTTACCCGATGGTAGCGTAAAACAGTTTGACGGTCACACTACAGTGATGCAAGTGGCCGAAAGTATTGGGCCAGGACTCGCGAAGGCTACGATAGCTGGCCGCGTTGATGGACATCTAGTAGATGCCAGCGATCCTATAGTAGCCGATGCCAAAGTCGAAATCGTTACCGCAAAAGATGATGATGGTGTCGACATTATCCGTCACTCTTGCGCTCACTTATTAGGTCATGCGGTCAAGCAGCTATATCCTGAGGTAAAAATGGTTATCGGCCCCGTCATTGACGATGGTTTCTATTATGATATTTTTAGCGAGACGCCCTTCACGCCTGAGCATATGGAAGCAATCGAAAAGCGTATGATGGCGCTTATCAAGCAAGACTACGATGTCATCAAGAAGATAACCCCACGTGATGAAGTCATTAAAATATTTGAAGAGCGTGGCGAAGATTATAAGCTTAAGCTGATTAATGATATGCCAGGCGAAGATGCCTTTGGTCTCTATCATCATCAAGAATATGTCGATATGTGCCGTGGCCCACACGTGCCTAATACTAGATTCTTAAAAGTATTTAAGCTCACTAAGATGTCAGGCGCTTATTGGCGCGGCGATGCGAAGAACGAACAATTACAACGTATCTATGGCACAGCTTGGGCAGACAAAAAGCAGCTAAAAGCTTATATTCAACGTATTGAAGAAGCAGAGAAGCGTGATCATCGTAAAATTGGTAAAGCCTTAAACTTGTTTCATATGCAAGAGCAAGCGCCAGGTATGGTGTTTTGGCATCCAAATGGCTGGACAATTTATCAAGTACTTGAGCAATATATGCGTAAAGTACAAAATGATAATGGCTATGAAGAGATCAAAACGCCGCAAATCGTTGATCGTAGTCTGTGGGAGCGCTCAGGTCACTGGGGCAACTATGCGACCAATATGTTCACTACCTCTAGTGAAAGCCGTGATTACGCGGTAAAGCCGATGAACTGCCCTTGTCACGTGCAAGTATTCAATCAAGGTCTAAAGTCTTATCGCGACTTGCCGCTACGTATGGCGGAGTTTGGCTCTTGTCATCGCAATGAACCATCAGGCTCACTACATGGTTTGATGCGGGTACGTGGTTTTACTCAAGATGACGCGCATATCTTCTGTACGCAAGCGCAGATTCAGGCGGAGGTGGCAGACTTTATTAAGCTGACTTTAGCTGTTTATGAAGACTTTGGCTTTAAAGACATCATTATGAAACTCTCTACTCGCCCTGAAAAGCGCGTAGGTAGTGATGAATCTTGGGACTTTGCAGAAAAAGCGCTAGCTGATGCGCTCGATAGCTCAGGTCTCAATTGGGATTATTTGCCAGGCGAAGGCGCTTTTTATGGTCCTAAGATTGAATTTAGTCTCAAAGACTCTTTAGGACGTGTTTGGCAGTGCGGTACTATTCAGGTCGATCCTAATATGACTGAACGTCTTGACGCTGAATTCGTTAATGAGCAAAACGAACGTGAAGTGCCTATTATGCTACACCGTGCTATCTTAGGTTCATTCGAGCGTTTCATTGGTATACTCATCGAAAACTATGCTGGTTGGATGCCTGTTTGGCTTGCTCCGCAACAAGTAGTTGTCATGAATATTACTGATAAACAGGCCGAAGCTTGCGAAAACGTGGTAAAAGAGCTGAAAAATGCAGGTCTGCGTGCTAATAGTGACTTGCGTAACGAAAAAATTGGATTTAAGATACGAGAGAAAACATTAGAACGTATTCCCTATATGTTAGTATTAGGGGATAAAGAAGTAGAATCAGGTACCGTCAACGTCCGAACTCGCGAAGGTGAGAATTTAGGCGTGATGAGTGTCTCAGAGTTTATTACCTTAGTAAATGTAGCTGTCAGCGAAAAAGGCCGACAGACCCCAAAAATAGATCAGGAGTAATACCTATTAAACAGTCGAATCGTTTAAACATTAATGAAGATATCAGCGTCAAAGAAGTCCGTTTAGTAAAAGAAGACGGCGAGCAAATGGGCGTAGTCGATATCGAAACCGCGATGAAAGCGGCACGCGAAGACAATTTAGATTTGGTCGAGCTGGTGCCCGATGCCAAGCCGCCTGTATGCAAGATCATGGATTATAAACATTATCTGTATGATCAAAAGCAAAAGGCGAAAGAGGCTAAAAAGAACCAAAAGCAAACTCAGCTCAAAGAGATGAAATTGCGTCCTAGTACTGAAGAGGCCGATTATCAGGTAAAACTG
Proteins encoded in this window:
- a CDS encoding HEPN domain-containing protein; its protein translation is MKRLNAYTKSFLKWKEQTQDTFEFSVLVCNAVPTLKRTLTLHDKGVVTSLVKPDYYGALESPDDKQQERVKKQLREKSIGYKTKLSRYILISNFSFFESYVSNVIEELIEFHGGKNAFVEKANSRARKQILRDDDEIEFTKKKVRLGNKPAYHQRYKEASKKLDSTGYRFPTDLFTGYGTKMLLSKLANMSANDIPAVLVDGFHLNLSDAEVLEFHNVRDARNKVAHGESVGFSISQVTIMSKQLRSIALKLDQHLLRYYFITEDYID
- the thrS gene encoding threonine--tRNA ligase: MVAITLPDGSVKQFDGHTTVMQVAESIGPGLAKATIAGRVDGHLVDASDPIVADAKVEIVTAKDDDGVDIIRHSCAHLLGHAVKQLYPEVKMVIGPVIDDGFYYDIFSETPFTPEHMEAIEKRMMALIKQDYDVIKKITPRDEVIKIFEERGEDYKLKLINDMPGEDAFGLYHHQEYVDMCRGPHVPNTRFLKVFKLTKMSGAYWRGDAKNEQLQRIYGTAWADKKQLKAYIQRIEEAEKRDHRKIGKALNLFHMQEQAPGMVFWHPNGWTIYQVLEQYMRKVQNDNGYEEIKTPQIVDRSLWERSGHWGNYATNMFTTSSESRDYAVKPMNCPCHVQVFNQGLKSYRDLPLRMAEFGSCHRNEPSGSLHGLMRVRGFTQDDAHIFCTQAQIQAEVADFIKLTLAVYEDFGFKDIIMKLSTRPEKRVGSDESWDFAEKALADALDSSGLNWDYLPGEGAFYGPKIEFSLKDSLGRVWQCGTIQVDPNMTERLDAEFVNEQNEREVPIMLHRAILGSFERFIGILIENYAGWMPVWLAPQQVVVMNITDKQAEACENVVKELKNAGLRANSDLRNEKIGFKIREKTLERIPYMLVLGDKEVESGTVNVRTREGENLGVMSVSEFITLVNVAVSEKGRQTPKIDQE
- a CDS encoding IS3 family transposase (programmed frameshift), with product MTKKVRTYSDEFKAEAVKKIADNNGNISATAKQLGIAMQTLSNWHNKANQGKLKGTEQYDPQLMAVMEENKRLKRQLKVAEEEREIPKKGHRVLRKAQLVKYVFIKDNQPLFSITIMCRVLSVRLSSYYDWLSRDISDQRIHRNQSELLVRAAHSETCERYGVERLHAKLTEQGHDISLYMVRSIKEEHDIKCRRHKRFKVTTDSNHDKLVYPNVLDQKFDAKRPNESWVSDITYIWTNEGWLYLAGVKDLYTKELVGYAINKRMTADLVCRALNMAIKNKHPRSELIVHSDRGSQYCSHAYHKIIKQHQFTGSMSGKGNCYDNAPIESFWGTLKNELVYHQDYKTRFVAISDIIGYIELYYNQTRIQKGLGYKTPRQVWFDFYRQAA
- the infC gene encoding translation initiation factor IF-3 yields the protein MNEDISVKEVRLVKEDGEQMGVVDIETAMKAAREDNLDLVELVPDAKPPVCKIMDYKHYLYDQKQKAKEAKKNQKQTQLKEMKLRPSTEEADYQVKLKKIVSFLEDQDKVKISIRFRGREMAHQEIGRKQLDRIIEDTAEISNVEQYPKMEGRQMGMLLGPTKKR